Proteins encoded together in one Stutzerimonas stutzeri window:
- a CDS encoding DUF72 domain-containing protein encodes MAGIHIGISGWRYAPWRGDFYPKGLTQKKELRFASRAVSSIEINGSFYSLQTPERYADWYEDTPEGFVFSIKGPRYITHIRRLNEVEKPLANFFASGIFQLKEKMGPILWQFPPSFKFDPELFESFLRQLPHDSEAALAIAKGCEPRMEGRSYLAIDRKRPMRHAVEIRHTSFVDPVFVDLLRKYRVALVVADTAGKWPHQEDLTSDFVYIRLHGAEELYTSGYTDAALDDWCQRIRRWSEGSQPDDARLISEKKPRARRSRDVYCYFDNDVKVRAPYDARQLLRRLGLDEQLQATPGQLEGAMV; translated from the coding sequence ATGGCGGGTATCCACATCGGCATCTCCGGCTGGCGTTACGCGCCCTGGCGCGGCGACTTCTACCCCAAGGGGCTGACGCAGAAAAAGGAGCTGCGTTTCGCCTCGCGGGCGGTGAGCAGCATCGAGATCAACGGTTCGTTCTATTCACTGCAGACCCCGGAGCGCTACGCGGACTGGTACGAGGACACGCCCGAGGGCTTCGTATTCAGCATCAAGGGGCCGCGCTACATCACCCACATCCGCCGGCTCAACGAGGTGGAAAAGCCGCTGGCCAACTTCTTCGCCTCGGGCATCTTCCAGCTCAAGGAAAAGATGGGGCCGATCCTCTGGCAGTTCCCACCCTCGTTCAAGTTCGATCCCGAGCTGTTCGAATCCTTCCTCCGCCAGCTGCCCCACGACAGCGAAGCGGCGCTGGCTATCGCCAAGGGTTGCGAACCACGCATGGAAGGTCGCAGCTACCTGGCCATCGACCGCAAGCGCCCCATGCGCCATGCGGTGGAGATCCGCCACACGAGCTTCGTCGATCCCGTCTTCGTCGACCTGCTGCGCAAGTACCGGGTCGCCCTGGTGGTGGCCGATACCGCAGGCAAATGGCCGCACCAGGAAGACCTCACCAGCGACTTCGTCTACATCCGCCTGCACGGTGCCGAGGAGCTCTACACCAGCGGCTACACCGATGCCGCACTGGATGACTGGTGTCAGCGGATCAGACGCTGGAGCGAGGGCAGCCAGCCCGACGACGCACGGCTGATCAGCGAGAAGAAACCGCGGGCCCGGCGTTCGCGGGACGTGTACTGCTATTTCGACAACGACGTGAAGGTCCGCGCGCCCTACGACGCGCGGCAACTGCTGCGCCGGCTCGGCCTGGACGAACAGCTGCAGGCCACGCCCGGTCAACTAGAAGGAGCAATGGTTTGA
- a CDS encoding zinc-dependent alcohol dehydrogenase has product MKAVVYHAVGDIRFEDVPEPRILAPTDAIVRITASAICGTDLHFVRGTVSGMQPGTILGHEGVGIVEALGADVRNLQIGDRVVIPSTIACGNCSYCRAGYFAQCDGANPNGKEAGTSFYGGPQTTGPFHGLQAEKARIPFANIGLVKLPPEISDDQAILLSDIFPTGYFGAEMAEVGSGDTVAVFGCGPVGQFAIASAKLLGAGRVFAIDRHDDRLRMAQRQGAEAINFDREDPVETLKRLTGGIGVDRVIDAVGVDAEHGCCGAAATSSSAQGQLWQPGDAPSQALEWAVQSIAKAGTLSIIGVYPPDAMTFPIGMAMNKNITINMGNCHHRKYIPRLIEMVQARRIDPAKILTQVKPMTDVIAAFESFDRRQNGWIKVELQPQRSDARGSEERVLDEAVAETFPASDPTSMQNPR; this is encoded by the coding sequence ATGAAAGCTGTTGTCTACCACGCCGTTGGCGATATCCGTTTCGAAGACGTGCCGGAACCACGCATCCTGGCGCCCACCGATGCCATTGTGCGCATCACCGCATCGGCGATCTGCGGCACCGACCTGCACTTCGTGAGGGGCACCGTCAGCGGCATGCAGCCGGGCACCATTCTCGGCCACGAAGGTGTCGGCATCGTCGAAGCCCTGGGCGCCGATGTGCGCAACCTGCAGATCGGTGATCGGGTCGTCATCCCCTCCACCATCGCCTGTGGCAACTGTTCCTATTGCCGGGCCGGCTACTTCGCCCAGTGCGATGGCGCCAACCCGAACGGCAAGGAGGCCGGCACCTCGTTCTATGGCGGTCCGCAGACCACCGGACCATTCCATGGTCTGCAGGCTGAGAAGGCCCGTATCCCGTTCGCCAACATCGGGCTGGTCAAACTGCCACCGGAGATCAGCGACGATCAGGCGATTCTGCTCTCTGACATCTTCCCCACCGGCTACTTCGGCGCCGAGATGGCCGAGGTGGGCAGCGGCGACACCGTGGCGGTGTTCGGGTGCGGCCCGGTGGGCCAGTTCGCCATTGCCAGCGCCAAGCTGCTGGGCGCTGGCCGGGTGTTCGCCATCGACCGCCATGACGATCGTCTGCGCATGGCGCAGCGCCAGGGCGCGGAGGCGATCAACTTCGATCGCGAAGACCCCGTCGAGACGCTCAAGCGGCTCACCGGCGGTATCGGTGTGGACCGGGTGATCGATGCCGTGGGTGTGGATGCCGAACATGGTTGCTGCGGCGCCGCGGCGACCTCCAGCTCGGCTCAGGGTCAGCTCTGGCAGCCCGGCGATGCTCCCTCCCAGGCGCTGGAATGGGCGGTGCAGAGCATCGCCAAGGCCGGCACGCTATCGATCATAGGCGTCTACCCGCCAGATGCGATGACCTTCCCCATCGGCATGGCGATGAACAAGAACATCACCATCAACATGGGCAACTGCCACCACCGCAAGTACATCCCGCGGCTGATCGAGATGGTCCAGGCGCGGCGTATCGACCCGGCGAAGATCCTCACCCAGGTGAAGCCGATGACCGACGTGATCGCGGCCTTCGAGTCGTTCGATCGACGGCAGAACGGCTGGATCAAGGTTGAACTGCAGCCACAACGCAGCGATGCGCGCGGCAGCGAAGAGCGGGTGCTGGATGAGGCGGTGGCCGAAACCTTCCCCGCCAGCGACCCGACCAGCATGCAGAATCCACGCTGA
- a CDS encoding LysR family transcriptional regulator yields MLDRITGMRVFVRAASAGSLSAAARHLDMSPAMASKHVDALERRLGVKLFHRSTRRLSLTEAGGNYLEACQRILPEIDEAEASVASQRVEATGLLRMNVPLTFGTQFIAPLIPEFSRRHPAVKVELGLTDSQVDLLDGGWDMAVRIGRLEDSPLQARRLTDCPLLVCAAPSYLDQRGVPRAVADLGQHNCLGYSLSALAGGKHWAFGEHAELRVAVSGDLLANNGEALVAAAVGGQGVIYQPQFIVASALRSGELVALELDQPCMGLGGIHVVYPPDRRPPAKVRVMIDYLVDAFAGELPWSLPPA; encoded by the coding sequence ATGCTCGATCGCATCACCGGCATGCGTGTGTTCGTTCGCGCTGCCAGCGCTGGAAGCCTGTCGGCAGCAGCGCGGCACCTGGACATGTCCCCGGCCATGGCCAGCAAGCACGTGGATGCGCTGGAACGCCGCCTGGGCGTCAAGCTGTTCCATCGCAGCACCCGCCGCCTGAGCCTGACCGAGGCAGGCGGCAACTATCTGGAGGCTTGCCAGCGCATCCTCCCCGAGATCGACGAGGCGGAAGCCAGCGTCGCCTCCCAGCGGGTGGAAGCCACCGGACTGCTACGGATGAACGTGCCCCTGACCTTCGGCACGCAGTTCATCGCCCCGCTGATCCCCGAATTCAGCCGCCGCCATCCGGCGGTAAAGGTGGAGCTGGGCCTGACCGACAGTCAGGTCGACCTGCTCGATGGTGGCTGGGACATGGCCGTGCGCATCGGCCGACTCGAGGACAGTCCCTTGCAGGCCAGGCGTCTGACGGATTGCCCGTTGCTGGTGTGCGCCGCGCCGAGCTATCTGGACCAGCGGGGCGTACCGCGCGCTGTCGCTGACCTCGGTCAGCACAACTGCCTGGGCTACAGCCTTTCGGCGCTGGCGGGGGGCAAGCACTGGGCCTTCGGCGAGCACGCCGAGCTGCGCGTCGCCGTCAGCGGCGACCTGCTCGCCAACAACGGCGAGGCGCTGGTGGCGGCGGCCGTGGGCGGCCAGGGGGTGATCTATCAGCCGCAGTTCATCGTCGCCTCCGCCCTGCGCAGCGGCGAGCTGGTGGCGCTGGAGCTGGACCAGCCGTGCATGGGGCTGGGTGGCATTCATGTGGTCTACCCGCCTGACCGGCGGCCGCCGGCCAAGGTCCGGGTCATGATCGATTACCTGGTCGACGCCTTTGCCGGCGAGCTGCCCTGGAGCCTGCCGCCCGCCTGA
- the clsB gene encoding cardiolipin synthase ClsB, with the protein MSYHWRDGNRLQLLENGEEFFPRVFEVIAQAKKEVLLETFILFQDKVGNELQKALIAAAENGASVDVTVDGYGSADLHGEFVTAMTRVGVRIHMFDPGKRLLGRRLNVFRRMHRKIVVVDGEVAFIGGINYSADHLGDFGPAAKQDYALQVEGPVVRDIHHFALSQIAPNKPPQHRWCRRRGRQQTPGYGGISRGEARALFVVRDNDQHRNDIEEHYLQAIRDARSRLLIANAYFFPGYRVLREIRNAARRGVRVRLILQGEPDMPIAKFGARMLYNYLMRDGVEIHEYCRRPLHGKVALADYEWSTVGSSNLDPLSLSLNLEANLIIRDHVFNRHLHERLDHLLQTDCRRIPLERIIRGFWWRAPLAFLIFHFLRHFPGLVNLFPEHKPRLELIDADASPLDTVPAPIQREQR; encoded by the coding sequence ATGAGTTACCACTGGAGAGACGGGAATCGCCTTCAGTTACTGGAAAACGGCGAAGAGTTCTTTCCTCGAGTGTTCGAGGTCATCGCCCAGGCCAAGAAAGAGGTGTTGCTGGAAACCTTCATCCTGTTTCAGGACAAGGTCGGCAACGAGTTGCAGAAAGCTCTGATCGCTGCGGCAGAGAATGGCGCCAGCGTCGACGTCACGGTCGACGGCTACGGCTCGGCCGACCTGCATGGCGAGTTCGTCACGGCCATGACCCGTGTGGGCGTACGCATCCACATGTTCGACCCCGGCAAGCGTCTGCTCGGCCGCCGGCTCAACGTGTTCCGCCGTATGCACCGCAAGATCGTGGTGGTCGATGGCGAGGTTGCCTTCATCGGCGGCATCAACTACTCCGCCGATCACCTCGGTGACTTCGGCCCTGCTGCCAAGCAGGACTACGCCCTACAGGTGGAAGGCCCGGTGGTGCGCGACATCCATCACTTCGCCCTGAGCCAGATCGCCCCGAACAAGCCGCCGCAGCACCGCTGGTGCCGACGCCGCGGGCGCCAGCAGACGCCGGGCTACGGCGGCATCAGCCGCGGCGAGGCACGCGCACTGTTCGTCGTTCGCGACAACGATCAGCACCGCAACGACATCGAAGAGCACTACCTGCAAGCGATTCGAGATGCCCGCTCCAGGTTATTGATTGCAAACGCTTATTTCTTTCCCGGATACCGCGTACTGCGGGAAATCCGCAACGCTGCGCGACGTGGCGTACGGGTGCGGCTGATCCTCCAGGGCGAGCCGGACATGCCCATCGCCAAGTTTGGCGCGCGCATGCTCTACAACTACCTGATGCGCGACGGCGTTGAAATCCACGAATACTGCCGCCGACCGTTGCACGGCAAGGTGGCGCTGGCCGACTACGAATGGTCGACGGTGGGTTCGAGCAACCTCGACCCGCTGAGCCTGTCGCTGAATCTGGAAGCCAACCTGATCATCCGCGACCACGTGTTCAACCGACATCTGCACGAGCGGCTCGATCATCTGCTGCAGACCGACTGCCGGCGCATCCCCCTTGAACGGATCATCCGCGGCTTCTGGTGGCGCGCACCGCTGGCGTTTCTGATCTTCCATTTCCTGCGGCACTTCCCCGGACTGGTGAACCTGTTCCCCGAGCACAAGCCGCGCCTGGAGCTGATCGACGCCGACGCATCGCCACTCGATACCGTGCCCGCCCCCATTCAGCGAGAACAACGATGA
- a CDS encoding DODA-type extradiol aromatic ring-opening family dioxygenase, with protein MPTLFVPHGAGPCFFMDWNPPTAWNAMADFLKGIAATLPARPTAIVLVSGHWLQPTFSVTTAARPTLIYDYHGFPPHTYELRYPAPGDPALASRIAGLLDGAALGGREDAQRGFDHGMFIPLKLMFPDADIPVVQLSLRSDLDPRAHIEAGHALQALRGEDVLIVGSGMSFHNMRGYGDPRFAPISDEFDHWLTAAVELPPGERDRALQRWEDAPAARLCHPPRAEEHLIPLLVAAGAAGDSNGRKVFSDRVMHTTLSAYRFG; from the coding sequence ATGCCGACCCTGTTCGTACCGCACGGTGCCGGCCCTTGTTTCTTCATGGACTGGAACCCGCCAACCGCCTGGAATGCCATGGCGGACTTCCTAAAGGGCATCGCCGCGACCTTGCCGGCGAGGCCGACCGCCATCGTCCTGGTTTCCGGCCACTGGCTGCAGCCGACCTTCAGCGTGACCACGGCCGCACGCCCCACGCTGATTTACGACTATCACGGCTTTCCGCCGCACACCTACGAACTGCGCTACCCGGCACCGGGCGATCCGGCACTGGCCAGCCGAATCGCCGGCTTGCTCGACGGTGCGGCACTTGGCGGTCGTGAGGATGCCCAGCGTGGCTTCGACCACGGCATGTTCATCCCGCTGAAGCTGATGTTCCCGGACGCGGACATCCCGGTGGTGCAACTCTCGTTGCGCAGCGACCTCGACCCGCGGGCACACATCGAGGCCGGTCACGCGCTGCAGGCGTTGCGCGGCGAGGACGTGCTGATCGTCGGCAGCGGCATGAGCTTTCACAACATGCGCGGCTATGGCGACCCGCGTTTCGCTCCGATTTCGGACGAATTCGATCATTGGCTCACCGCTGCGGTCGAACTGCCGCCCGGCGAGCGAGACCGGGCGCTGCAGCGCTGGGAAGATGCTCCGGCGGCGCGCCTGTGTCACCCGCCGAGGGCCGAGGAACATCTGATCCCGCTGCTGGTGGCTGCCGGCGCAGCGGGCGATTCGAACGGACGCAAGGTCTTCAGCGACCGCGTCATGCACACCACGCTGTCAGCCTACCGTTTTGGCTGA
- a CDS encoding M23 family metallopeptidase: MLSLRPLIYPLLLLIGLAPLAPSFASSKQAKATDKPGSVRLLINRAGSGKAMDVSNTLEVPVEVTLRLTRMVNVAGVGNGVIRKTVPANSRVRVATLSKRQAGGPIMFKHSFSYALIFSPEPDQPGVVDGPAYALPWQGGPFRISQGAGGDFSHNSPSGRYAVDIAMPVGTPIVAARAGTVVKVRDGQGGRLPDPAGNHVRIEHDDGTHSAYLHLSRGSVRVEPGQRVEVGTLLGKSGNTGRSTGPHLHFVVQKPYGAAMVSIPFRFNQPVESLPNFALSSQ, translated from the coding sequence ATGCTCTCTCTGCGACCGCTCATCTATCCCCTTCTGCTGCTGATCGGGCTGGCTCCGCTGGCTCCCAGCTTCGCCTCCAGCAAGCAAGCGAAAGCAACCGACAAACCGGGCTCGGTACGGCTGCTCATCAACCGTGCCGGCAGCGGCAAGGCCATGGATGTCAGCAATACCCTGGAGGTACCGGTGGAGGTGACGCTGCGCCTGACGCGCATGGTCAACGTGGCGGGCGTCGGCAACGGCGTGATCCGCAAGACGGTGCCGGCCAACAGCCGGGTACGCGTCGCCACGCTGAGCAAGCGTCAGGCGGGCGGGCCGATCATGTTCAAGCACTCGTTCAGCTATGCGCTGATCTTCTCGCCGGAGCCGGATCAGCCTGGTGTCGTCGATGGCCCGGCCTACGCGCTGCCGTGGCAAGGAGGGCCGTTCCGGATCTCCCAGGGCGCCGGCGGCGACTTCAGTCACAACTCGCCGAGCGGCCGTTATGCGGTGGATATCGCGATGCCGGTGGGCACGCCCATCGTCGCGGCCCGCGCCGGGACCGTGGTGAAGGTTCGCGACGGCCAGGGCGGGCGGCTGCCCGACCCGGCCGGCAACCATGTCCGCATCGAGCACGACGACGGCACCCACAGCGCCTATCTGCACCTGAGCCGGGGCTCGGTGCGGGTCGAGCCGGGCCAGCGCGTGGAAGTCGGCACACTGCTCGGCAAGTCCGGCAATACGGGCCGCAGTACCGGCCCGCACCTGCATTTCGTGGTACAGAAGCCCTACGGCGCGGCGATGGTGTCGATCCCCTTCCGCTTCAACCAGCCGGTGGAATCGCTGCCCAACTTCGCGTTGAGCAGCCAGTGA
- the glgX gene encoding glycogen debranching protein GlgX: protein MSKKKPHAPQVMTPSRIREGLPFPLGATWDGLGVNFAIFSAHATKVELCLFDASGETEIERIELPEYTDEIWHGYLPDAHPGQIYGYRVHGPYDPENGHRFNPNKLLIDPYAKQLVGELKWSEALFGYTIGHPDGDLSFDERDSAPFVPKCKIIDPAFTWGRDHPVQVPWDKTIIYETHVRGYTMRHPSVADDVRGTFAGFKTPEVIDYIRKLGVSSIEFLPIHAFVQDQHLLEKGMSNYWGYNSIAFFAPHPKYLASGKITEFKEMVAHLHNADLEVILDVVYNHTAEGNELGPTLSMRGIDNASYYRLMPDDKRYYINDSGTGNTLDMSHPCVLQMVTDSLRYWATEMHVDGFRFDLATILGREHYGFDERHGFLVACRQDPVLAKTKLIAEPWDCGPGGYQVGGFPPGWAEWNDQFRDTVRSFWKGDDGQLADFASRLTGSGDLYNQRGRRPFSSVNFVTAHDGFTLKDLVSYNHKHNEDNDEDNRDGSDNNLSWNHGVEGHTDDPEINELRYRQMRNFLATLLFSQGTPMIVAGDEFARTQHGNNNAYCQDSEIGWVNWDISEDSYGLLGFARKLIRLRQRFPMLRRSRFLVGAYNEELGVKDVTWLAPNAEEMTIEQWEDAHNRCMGMLLDGRAQPTGIRRAGSDATLLIIVNSHHDLVNFTLPEVPQGIYWNRLIDTNHPTARPERFDFNDEYAVTGRSLLLLELIKADE from the coding sequence ATGAGTAAGAAAAAGCCCCACGCGCCACAGGTCATGACCCCTTCCAGGATTCGCGAGGGCCTGCCCTTCCCTCTCGGGGCGACCTGGGACGGCTTGGGCGTGAATTTCGCCATCTTTTCCGCACACGCCACCAAAGTGGAGCTGTGCCTGTTCGATGCCAGCGGTGAAACCGAGATCGAGCGCATCGAACTGCCCGAGTACACCGACGAGATCTGGCACGGCTACCTGCCCGACGCCCACCCCGGACAGATCTATGGCTATCGCGTGCACGGGCCCTACGACCCGGAGAACGGTCATCGCTTCAACCCCAACAAGCTGCTGATCGACCCCTACGCCAAACAACTGGTGGGCGAGCTGAAATGGTCGGAAGCGCTGTTCGGCTACACCATCGGCCATCCCGACGGCGATCTCAGCTTCGACGAGCGCGACAGCGCGCCCTTCGTGCCCAAGTGCAAGATCATCGACCCGGCCTTCACCTGGGGCCGCGACCATCCGGTGCAGGTGCCTTGGGACAAGACGATCATCTACGAGACCCACGTGCGCGGTTACACCATGCGCCACCCGTCCGTGGCCGATGACGTCCGCGGCACCTTCGCCGGCTTCAAGACGCCGGAGGTCATCGACTACATCCGCAAGCTCGGCGTCTCTTCCATCGAGTTCCTGCCCATTCATGCCTTCGTCCAGGACCAGCATCTGCTGGAAAAGGGCATGAGCAACTACTGGGGCTACAACAGCATCGCCTTCTTCGCACCGCATCCGAAGTATCTGGCCAGCGGCAAGATCACCGAATTCAAGGAAATGGTCGCGCACCTGCACAATGCCGACCTCGAGGTGATCCTCGACGTGGTCTACAACCACACGGCCGAAGGCAACGAGCTGGGCCCGACGCTGTCCATGCGCGGCATCGACAATGCCTCCTACTATCGCCTGATGCCGGATGACAAGCGCTACTACATCAACGATTCCGGCACCGGCAATACGCTGGACATGAGCCACCCCTGCGTACTGCAGATGGTCACCGATTCGCTGCGCTACTGGGCCACCGAGATGCACGTGGACGGCTTCCGCTTCGACCTGGCGACCATTCTCGGTCGCGAGCACTACGGCTTCGACGAGCGTCACGGCTTCCTCGTCGCCTGTCGCCAGGACCCGGTGCTGGCCAAGACCAAGCTGATCGCCGAACCTTGGGACTGCGGCCCCGGCGGCTATCAGGTCGGTGGCTTCCCACCGGGCTGGGCCGAGTGGAACGACCAGTTCCGCGACACCGTGCGGTCGTTCTGGAAAGGGGATGACGGCCAGCTGGCCGACTTCGCCAGCCGCCTGACCGGCTCCGGCGACCTCTACAACCAGCGCGGGCGTCGGCCGTTCAGCTCGGTCAACTTCGTCACCGCCCACGACGGCTTCACCCTCAAGGACCTGGTGTCGTACAACCACAAGCACAACGAGGACAACGACGAGGACAACCGCGACGGCAGCGACAACAACCTGTCCTGGAACCACGGCGTGGAAGGCCACACCGACGATCCGGAGATCAACGAGCTGCGCTATCGGCAGATGCGCAACTTCCTCGCCACGCTGCTGTTCTCCCAGGGCACCCCGATGATCGTCGCCGGTGACGAGTTCGCCCGGACCCAGCACGGCAACAACAACGCCTATTGCCAGGACAGCGAGATCGGCTGGGTGAACTGGGACATCAGCGAGGACAGCTACGGCCTGCTGGGCTTCGCCCGCAAGCTGATCCGCCTGCGTCAGCGCTTCCCGATGCTGCGCCGCAGCCGTTTCCTGGTCGGCGCCTACAACGAGGAACTGGGGGTCAAGGATGTCACCTGGCTGGCGCCGAATGCCGAAGAGATGACCATCGAGCAGTGGGAAGATGCACACAACCGCTGCATGGGCATGCTCCTCGACGGCCGTGCCCAGCCGACCGGCATCCGCCGCGCCGGTTCGGATGCGACGCTGCTGATCATCGTCAACTCGCACCACGACCTGGTGAATTTCACGCTGCCCGAGGTGCCCCAGGGCATCTACTGGAACCGCCTGATCGACACCAACCACCCCACCGCGCGGCCGGAACGTTTCGACTTTAACGACGAGTACGCCGTCACCGGCCGCTCGCTGTTGCTGCTGGAACTGATCAAGGCTGACGAGTGA
- a CDS encoding endonuclease/exonuclease/phosphatase family protein translates to MTLDKDHPIESADLDAHMATAVNSIRILTVNTHKGFTALNRRFILPELREAVRSVSADVVFLQEVLGTHEKHAMRFHNWPKTPQYEFLADSIWTDFAYGRNAVYPDGDHGNALLSKFPIIRYENLDISIAGPERRGLLHSVLQVPGHEEFHAICVHLGLREPHRAQQLELLCNLLDSLPQGAPVVVAGDFNDWRLRATHTLDRCAGLHEVFAVAHGQVAKTFPARWPMLRLDRIYVRNATSHKPRILGNKPWTHLSDHLPLAVEIHL, encoded by the coding sequence TTGACCCTGGACAAAGACCATCCCATCGAAAGCGCCGATCTCGATGCCCACATGGCCACTGCGGTCAATTCGATCCGCATCCTCACGGTGAACACCCACAAGGGCTTCACCGCCCTCAACCGCCGCTTCATCCTGCCCGAGCTGCGCGAAGCGGTGCGCAGCGTGTCAGCGGACGTGGTGTTCCTGCAGGAAGTGCTGGGCACCCACGAAAAGCACGCGATGCGCTTTCACAACTGGCCGAAGACGCCCCAGTACGAGTTTCTCGCCGACAGCATCTGGACCGATTTCGCCTACGGGCGCAATGCGGTCTATCCCGACGGCGACCATGGCAACGCCCTGCTCTCGAAATTTCCCATCATCCGCTACGAGAACCTCGACATCTCCATCGCCGGCCCCGAGCGTCGCGGCCTGCTGCACAGCGTGCTGCAAGTGCCGGGGCACGAGGAGTTCCATGCCATCTGCGTGCACCTGGGGTTGCGTGAGCCGCATCGCGCGCAACAGCTGGAGCTGCTCTGCAACCTGCTCGACTCGCTGCCCCAGGGTGCCCCGGTGGTGGTGGCCGGTGACTTCAACGACTGGCGGCTACGGGCTACGCACACCCTGGACCGCTGCGCCGGCCTGCACGAAGTGTTCGCCGTCGCCCATGGCCAGGTGGCCAAGACCTTCCCCGCGCGCTGGCCGATGCTGCGCCTGGACCGCATCTATGTGCGCAATGCCACCAGTCACAAGCCGCGAATACTTGGTAACAAACCCTGGACGCACTTGTCCGATCATCTGCCCCTAGCGGTGGAGATACATCTATGA
- a CDS encoding DUF2218 domain-containing protein, producing the protein MYRSQSRITASNLSRLIKRLCNHWRHKFPVQLDEQGGDIELPLGRCSLRGNEGVLDAKLESTDRAQLQQLQKVVADHLARMAGDEPLGIAWQTETGAEPAAQPAENRALDSRSRYGTVSRVFHWLMALLIVWQFLKLGDRIEEGEHWVGQTLVPWHVSLGAVLLVLVLLRIFWSASQLSRRPLHDPATAWLVKAGHLALYVCMVAMPITGVLYLVGNGYGLKVFGQQLVEKGPEIAWAASIGGLHSPLAWLTVLLVIGHIGAALYHRLVKRDDIMQRML; encoded by the coding sequence ATGTACCGATCACAAAGCCGAATCACGGCGAGCAATCTGTCGCGCCTGATCAAGCGCCTGTGCAATCACTGGCGGCACAAGTTTCCCGTGCAGCTGGACGAGCAGGGCGGCGACATCGAACTGCCGCTCGGCCGCTGCAGCCTGCGCGGCAATGAGGGCGTGCTGGACGCAAAATTGGAGTCCACCGATCGGGCACAGCTGCAGCAGTTGCAGAAGGTGGTCGCCGATCACCTGGCGCGGATGGCCGGCGACGAGCCGCTTGGCATCGCCTGGCAGACCGAAACCGGTGCCGAGCCAGCCGCACAGCCGGCCGAAAACCGCGCGCTGGATTCCAGAAGCCGCTATGGCACCGTTTCGCGGGTATTCCACTGGCTGATGGCACTGCTGATCGTCTGGCAGTTCCTCAAGCTGGGTGACCGCATCGAAGAGGGGGAGCACTGGGTCGGGCAGACGCTGGTGCCCTGGCACGTTTCCCTGGGGGCCGTGCTGCTGGTTCTGGTGCTGCTGCGCATCTTCTGGTCGGCCAGCCAGCTGAGCCGACGGCCGCTGCACGACCCGGCCACGGCCTGGCTGGTCAAGGCTGGGCACCTGGCGCTGTATGTCTGCATGGTGGCGATGCCGATCACCGGCGTGCTCTATCTGGTCGGCAATGGCTACGGTCTGAAGGTGTTCGGCCAGCAGCTGGTGGAGAAGGGGCCTGAGATCGCCTGGGCGGCCTCGATCGGTGGTCTGCACTCGCCGCTGGCCTGGCTGACCGTACTGCTGGTGATCGGGCATATCGGCGCTGCGCTGTATCACCGGCTGGTGAAGCGCGACGACATCATGCAGCGCATGCTCTAG